A genomic window from Streptomyces mirabilis includes:
- a CDS encoding TetR/AcrR family transcriptional regulator has product MRVVAKSDPTGRARLREAASELFAEHGFAATSTRSMAAAAGLSPAPVTWHFGSEQGRRAAVDEYVLDRIGEQLRDLDSVEPGRARWFRSGRAPPGSSARTRCCVATCAMSCWRTARRARNSSAASCPAPVPRRSGCPRSTGSRRPTRSGGPSRCAA; this is encoded by the coding sequence ATGCGGGTGGTGGCGAAGAGTGATCCGACCGGGCGGGCACGGCTGCGCGAGGCAGCTTCGGAGCTGTTCGCCGAGCACGGCTTCGCGGCGACCTCGACGCGGTCGATGGCAGCCGCGGCCGGCCTCTCACCGGCGCCCGTGACATGGCACTTCGGCTCCGAGCAGGGCCGGCGCGCGGCGGTCGACGAGTACGTGCTGGACCGCATCGGCGAGCAGCTCCGCGACCTGGACTCCGTGGAACCCGGCAGGGCCCGATGGTTTCGCTCGGGGAGGGCTCCGCCCGGGTCTTCGGCGCGGACCCGGTGCTGCGTGGCTACCTGCGCCATGTCCTGCTGGAGGACAGCGCGGCGAGCGCGAAACTCTTCGGCTGCCTCCTGCCCGGCGCCCGTGCCGAGGCGGAGCGGCTGTCCGAGGTCCACGGGGAGCAGGCGCCCGACGAGGAGTGGGGGCCCTTCCAGGTGCGCTGCCTGA
- a CDS encoding SDR family NAD(P)-dependent oxidoreductase, giving the protein MTTAQHKIGSGFGAHSTADDVLQGVDLTGKLAIVTGGYSGLGLETTRALTKAGAHVVVPARRPAAAREAVEGIEGVEVDELDLGDLDSVRAFAERFLASGRTIDIVIDNAGIMACPETRVGPGWEAQFATNHLGHFALVNRLWPAIEPGGARIVSVSSGAHHNSGIRWDDVHWRTGYDKWEAYGQAKTANVLFAVHLDRLGRESGVRAFALHPGGILTPLQRHLAKEEMVERGWIDEDGNPLNPSGFKSPQEGAATQVWAATSPQLAGLGGVYCEDCDIAEVAPADGERTGVRDYAIDPEQAARLWTLSAELTGVNAFA; this is encoded by the coding sequence ATGACCACTGCACAGCACAAGATCGGCTCGGGGTTCGGCGCCCACAGCACCGCCGACGACGTCCTCCAGGGCGTCGACCTGACCGGGAAGCTCGCGATCGTCACCGGCGGGTACTCGGGGCTCGGCCTGGAGACCACCCGCGCGCTCACCAAGGCGGGCGCCCACGTCGTCGTTCCGGCGCGCCGCCCGGCCGCGGCCCGGGAGGCGGTGGAGGGCATCGAGGGGGTCGAGGTGGACGAGCTCGACCTCGGCGACCTCGACAGCGTCCGCGCCTTCGCCGAACGCTTCCTCGCCTCCGGCCGCACCATCGACATCGTCATCGACAACGCCGGGATCATGGCCTGCCCGGAGACCCGCGTCGGTCCCGGCTGGGAGGCCCAGTTCGCGACCAACCACCTCGGCCACTTCGCGCTCGTGAACCGTCTGTGGCCCGCGATCGAGCCGGGCGGCGCGCGGATCGTCTCCGTCTCCTCGGGCGCTCACCACAACTCGGGGATCCGCTGGGACGACGTGCACTGGCGCACCGGCTACGACAAGTGGGAGGCGTACGGACAGGCGAAGACCGCGAACGTCCTGTTCGCCGTCCACCTCGACCGGCTCGGCCGGGAGTCCGGCGTCCGGGCCTTCGCCCTCCACCCCGGCGGCATCCTCACCCCGTTGCAGCGCCACCTCGCCAAGGAGGAGATGGTGGAGCGCGGCTGGATCGACGAGGACGGCAACCCGCTGAACCCGTCCGGCTTCAAGTCGCCCCAGGAAGGTGCGGCGACCCAGGTGTGGGCCGCGACCTCGCCCCAGCTGGCCGGCCTGGGCGGGGTGTACTGCGAGGACTGCGACATCGCCGAGGTCGCCCCGGCGGACGGCGAGCGTACCGGCGTACGCGACTACGCGATCGACCCCGAGCAGGCCGCGCGGCTGTGGACGCTGTCGGCGGAGCTGACCGGGGTGAACGCGTTCGCGTGA
- a CDS encoding peptidase inhibitor family I36 protein has product MITQRLALSAAAALLALTGGLALATPSGAADCPSGNFCVWENANFDGQRANWSGDDGWWESWIADTDSSWANHGISGPGVKDHVKVYEDAWQGGAMTICLGPGEEVGYNAVANDRGDSHTWSMGC; this is encoded by the coding sequence GTGATCACCCAGCGTCTCGCCCTCTCCGCGGCCGCGGCCCTGCTCGCCCTCACCGGCGGCCTCGCCCTTGCCACCCCCTCCGGCGCGGCCGACTGCCCCAGCGGCAACTTCTGCGTCTGGGAGAACGCCAACTTCGACGGCCAGCGCGCCAACTGGTCGGGGGACGACGGGTGGTGGGAGAGCTGGATCGCCGACACCGACTCCTCCTGGGCCAACCACGGCATCTCGGGCCCCGGCGTCAAGGACCACGTGAAGGTCTACGAGGACGCCTGGCAGGGCGGCGCCATGACCATCTGTCTCGGACCGGGGGAGGAGGTCGGCTACAACGCCGTGGCGAACGACCGCGGTGACTCGCACACCTGGTCCATGGGCTGCTGA
- a CDS encoding SpoIIE family protein phosphatase, translating into MDDVAGGAAWDAGGWLGELRVAVVATNADGTIVRWDHGAQALLGYPSRDVVGRPIADLLHPGADRSLGRSLWDTATAGHGVMATVTAWHRDGHPLELEIWAAPVPARHRGGTTVLVFAADANTARGIRGSSAVWEGLFVRSPVGIAVFDTQLRFLRVNQALQAMNGLGENAHIGRSVAEVLPAVNAAEMESAMRQVVVTGKPVLDFRRTGRTHADPGHERVWSCSYVRLEDPDGRPIGLTAFLIDITAQQQDQLDAEAGRRRLALVNEASVKIGTSLDLERTAQELADVAVRDLADAVTVDVLETLTTGGDLGPGLVGGTALRRLGKAPLAGSRIADILAPLGRTLTFPAGAPYTQVLADREPFMIAHLDKKAIAPAARHSPAPAQLLEQGVHSFMMVPLIARGVVLGLGTLYRSRPVGPFTDDDVSLAGELAARAAICVDNARLYRREHDTALVLQRSLFPQHIPHLPGIEVAHRYLPASDVNEVGGDWYDVIRLDGGKAALAIGDVMGHGTAAAAVMGRLSASVRALARLDLAPENLLHQLEAALEDLTEPMLATFLYTVIDPANGRCHITRAGHPPPAAVSPDGTARLLDVPPGVPLGVGGTSFTTTDVSLPPGSILVLYTDGLVEARGSDIDERLAELTHLLEQPAPTLDELCDRLLVHLTPASVDDDIALLAARLNPSTV; encoded by the coding sequence GTGGATGACGTGGCTGGTGGTGCTGCCTGGGATGCGGGTGGCTGGCTGGGGGAGCTACGGGTCGCGGTCGTGGCCACGAACGCCGATGGGACGATCGTGCGCTGGGACCACGGGGCGCAGGCTCTGCTCGGGTATCCGTCGCGGGACGTCGTGGGCCGGCCCATCGCCGACCTGCTGCACCCCGGCGCCGACCGCAGCCTCGGCCGGTCCTTGTGGGACACCGCGACCGCCGGCCATGGGGTCATGGCCACGGTGACCGCCTGGCACCGCGACGGACATCCACTTGAGCTGGAGATCTGGGCGGCGCCCGTCCCGGCCCGCCACCGCGGCGGCACCACCGTGCTGGTTTTCGCTGCCGACGCCAACACCGCCCGTGGCATCCGTGGTTCCTCCGCGGTGTGGGAGGGGTTGTTCGTCCGCTCTCCCGTCGGCATTGCCGTCTTCGACACCCAGCTGCGGTTCCTGCGGGTGAACCAGGCTCTCCAGGCCATGAACGGCCTGGGGGAGAATGCCCACATCGGACGCAGCGTAGCGGAGGTGTTGCCCGCGGTGAACGCGGCCGAGATGGAATCCGCGATGCGGCAGGTCGTGGTCACGGGGAAGCCGGTCCTTGATTTTCGCCGCACGGGCCGCACCCACGCCGATCCCGGCCATGAGCGCGTCTGGTCGTGCTCCTATGTCAGGCTGGAGGACCCCGACGGCCGGCCGATCGGGCTGACCGCCTTCCTGATCGACATCACCGCCCAACAACAGGACCAGCTGGACGCGGAAGCAGGCAGGCGCCGCCTGGCCCTGGTGAATGAGGCGAGCGTCAAGATCGGGACCAGTCTGGACCTGGAACGCACCGCGCAGGAGCTCGCGGACGTCGCCGTGCGCGACCTGGCGGACGCTGTCACCGTCGACGTCCTGGAAACCCTCACCACCGGTGGAGACCTCGGCCCGGGCCTGGTCGGCGGCACCGCTCTGCGCCGCCTCGGGAAAGCTCCCCTGGCCGGCTCACGTATCGCGGACATCCTCGCCCCGCTCGGGCGAACCCTGACCTTCCCTGCCGGAGCGCCCTACACGCAGGTCCTCGCCGACCGCGAGCCCTTCATGATTGCCCACCTGGACAAGAAGGCCATCGCCCCAGCGGCCCGCCATTCACCGGCGCCCGCACAACTTCTCGAGCAGGGCGTGCACTCGTTCATGATGGTGCCGCTGATCGCCCGCGGCGTCGTGCTCGGCCTCGGCACCCTGTACCGCAGCCGACCCGTCGGCCCGTTCACGGACGACGACGTGAGCCTCGCCGGTGAACTCGCGGCCCGTGCCGCCATCTGCGTGGACAACGCCCGTCTCTACCGCCGTGAACACGACACCGCCCTCGTGCTCCAAAGAAGCCTGTTTCCCCAGCACATTCCCCACCTTCCGGGGATTGAGGTCGCCCACCGCTACCTGCCCGCCAGCGACGTCAACGAAGTCGGCGGCGACTGGTATGACGTCATCCGACTCGACGGCGGAAAGGCCGCGCTCGCCATCGGCGACGTCATGGGACACGGCACCGCGGCCGCAGCCGTCATGGGACGGCTCTCCGCCAGCGTCCGCGCACTGGCACGGCTCGACCTCGCCCCCGAGAACCTGCTGCACCAGCTGGAAGCCGCACTGGAAGACCTCACCGAGCCGATGCTGGCCACCTTCCTCTACACCGTCATCGACCCCGCGAACGGACGGTGCCACATCACCCGCGCCGGGCACCCCCCGCCCGCCGCCGTCTCACCCGACGGCACCGCCCGCCTCCTCGACGTGCCACCCGGTGTCCCACTCGGCGTCGGCGGCACCTCCTTCACCACCACCGATGTCAGCCTCCCACCCGGCAGCATCCTCGTCCTGTACACCGACGGGCTCGTCGAGGCCCGCGGCAGCGACATCGACGAACGACTCGCCGAACTCACCCACCTCCTCGAACAACCCGCCCCGACCCTGGACGAGCTGTGCGACCGCCTGCTCGTCCACCTGACGCCCGCCTCCGTCGACGACGACATCGCACTCCTCGCCGCCCGCCTCAACCCCAGCACCGTTTGA
- a CDS encoding SMI1/KNR4 family protein: MVAPLPEITALLGEPRFNWSDPVPWIELEQELGIEFPADFREIVDAYGSIEINRQLYLKHPAGHLLHSLGENIRGDLELWREEDMAEFLRSPVGANPGDLMPVASATTGEAVFLRIPDNPSSPWRVVVQEFDSPAWTLHEMTFSEWLLAYLKGRDVTLCSRNFAVERPLAGSRLSMNRRSVALRAQLGFPTRCDCTLFRQMSSSSAQSFFAGIRAASCGARTLVYWMRGEYRCAPTAMYDPARPAPR, translated from the coding sequence GTGGTGGCACCGCTTCCAGAGATCACAGCCCTGTTGGGCGAACCCCGGTTCAACTGGTCGGATCCGGTTCCATGGATCGAGCTGGAGCAGGAACTCGGTATCGAATTTCCTGCGGACTTCCGTGAGATCGTGGACGCCTACGGTTCGATCGAGATCAACAGGCAGTTGTATCTGAAGCACCCCGCCGGCCATTTGCTGCACAGCCTGGGAGAAAACATCAGGGGGGATCTCGAGCTCTGGCGCGAGGAGGACATGGCGGAGTTCCTGCGGAGTCCGGTAGGGGCGAACCCCGGGGATCTGATGCCGGTGGCGTCGGCCACGACGGGCGAGGCGGTTTTCCTTCGCATCCCCGACAACCCCTCCTCGCCCTGGCGCGTCGTGGTCCAGGAGTTCGACAGTCCGGCCTGGACTCTCCACGAGATGACGTTCAGTGAGTGGTTGCTGGCTTATCTCAAGGGTAGGGACGTGACGTTGTGTTCTCGCAACTTCGCAGTGGAGCGACCCTTGGCCGGTTCGAGGCTGTCGATGAACCGGCGCAGCGTCGCGTTGCGGGCCCAGTTGGGATTCCCGACGCGCTGCGACTGCACGTTGTTCCGGCAGATGTCGAGTTCGTCGGCGCAGAGCTTCTTCGCCGGGATCCGCGCGGCGAGTTGCGGTGCCAGGACGCTCGTGTACTGGATGCGCGGTGAGTACAGGTGCGCTCCCACCGCGATGTACGACCCAGCACGGCCGGCCCCACGTTGA
- a CDS encoding serine/threonine-protein kinase encodes MLIAGRYRLQTTIGRGAMGEVWRAYDETLGRAVAVKLLLAHNSDPTASSRFRLEARTAGRLSHPHVVGVLDFGEQEGRLFLVMELVEGDSLAHVLSQAGSLPAEEVALIAAQAAAGLAVAHEQGIVHRDIKPGNLLLDADGSVKIGDFGIARFVDDPGAALTATGQIVGTSLYLAPERALGKPAGPASDVYSLGCLLYQLLTGRPPFHAGSAVAILHHHLDTAPVPPRELGVGLPPAFENYLLGLLAKRPEDRPTARQTAEWFATGAWRGRPEPLPAAAPRTAPEAPRSSASGAVAGPGTNTAGAAPGSATTYAFPSAVGSTAGAHRTPRRQRSGLRAFVVQRSRTVSTVAALVVFLAALLVGMTWFSPDHSSAETPPTDPPRTTSPSPGAPSTLSTPPTGGEEPGNNADEGSGRQQHTQKGKNGHSKDDKG; translated from the coding sequence GTGCTGATAGCGGGCCGGTACCGGCTGCAAACCACCATCGGACGCGGCGCGATGGGAGAGGTCTGGCGGGCGTACGACGAGACACTCGGCAGAGCAGTGGCAGTCAAGCTCCTGCTCGCCCACAACTCCGACCCCACCGCCTCTTCTCGCTTCCGCCTGGAGGCCCGGACCGCGGGTCGGCTCAGCCACCCCCATGTGGTCGGCGTCCTCGACTTCGGCGAGCAGGAAGGCCGTCTGTTCCTGGTGATGGAACTGGTCGAGGGCGACAGTCTCGCCCACGTGCTCTCCCAGGCAGGATCGCTGCCGGCCGAGGAGGTGGCCCTCATCGCCGCCCAGGCGGCGGCAGGGCTCGCCGTCGCACACGAACAGGGCATCGTGCATCGGGACATCAAGCCCGGCAACCTTCTCCTCGACGCCGACGGGTCCGTGAAGATCGGCGACTTCGGCATAGCGCGCTTCGTGGACGACCCGGGTGCCGCGCTCACCGCGACCGGTCAGATCGTCGGGACCAGCCTGTACCTCGCTCCCGAGCGCGCCCTCGGCAAGCCCGCCGGACCGGCGTCCGACGTCTACTCGCTCGGCTGCCTGCTCTACCAACTCCTCACCGGAAGACCGCCGTTCCACGCCGGCAGCGCCGTCGCGATCCTCCACCACCACCTCGACACGGCCCCCGTACCACCGCGGGAGCTCGGCGTCGGTCTGCCGCCCGCCTTCGAGAACTACCTGCTCGGTCTCCTCGCCAAGCGGCCCGAAGACCGCCCCACGGCACGTCAGACGGCCGAATGGTTCGCCACCGGTGCCTGGAGGGGGCGCCCCGAGCCCCTCCCGGCAGCCGCGCCGCGCACCGCGCCGGAGGCGCCGCGTTCGTCCGCCTCGGGGGCGGTCGCAGGGCCCGGAACGAACACGGCCGGAGCGGCCCCCGGCTCCGCGACCACGTACGCCTTCCCGTCCGCCGTCGGCAGCACCGCTGGAGCCCACCGGACGCCGCGTCGGCAGCGCTCGGGACTTCGCGCCTTCGTCGTACAACGGTCGAGGACGGTGAGCACCGTCGCCGCGCTGGTGGTCTTCCTCGCGGCGCTGCTGGTCGGCATGACGTGGTTCTCCCCCGACCACAGCTCGGCGGAGACACCACCGACGGACCCGCCTCGCACCACGAGTCCCTCCCCGGGCGCGCCCTCGACTCTGAGCACGCCCCCGACCGGTGGTGAGGAGCCCGGCAACAACGCGGACGAAGGCTCGGGCAGGCAACAGCACACCCAGAAGGGGAAGAACGGACACAGCAAGGACGACAAGGGCTGA
- a CDS encoding PHP domain-containing protein gives MDPVEALDRIAFLLERTQAPTYRVRAFRTAEAVLAALPAGEVHRRVAAGTLESLKGIGPKTAQVVREAVTGQPPGYLETLEQQAAGPLAEGGERLRALLRGDCHLHSDWSDGGSPIEKMGRTAARLGHEWAVLTDHSPRLTVARGLSPERLREQVAVVAELNRRWAPFRLLTGIECDILDDGSLDQEPELLESLDVVVVSVHSKLRMDARSMTRRMVTAVRNPLADVLGHCTGRLLTERRRPESEFDADAVFAACAEAGTAVEINCRPERLDPPRRLLRRALDAGVLFSIDTDAHAPGQLDWQIHGCARAEECGVPAERVITTWSEDELLAWTRSRTAPTRVTSA, from the coding sequence ATGGACCCCGTCGAGGCCCTGGACCGGATCGCGTTCCTGCTGGAGCGCACCCAGGCCCCCACCTATCGTGTACGGGCCTTCCGCACCGCGGAGGCCGTGCTGGCCGCGCTGCCCGCCGGGGAGGTCCACAGGCGTGTCGCCGCCGGGACCCTGGAGTCGCTGAAGGGCATCGGGCCGAAGACGGCGCAGGTCGTGCGCGAGGCGGTGACCGGTCAGCCGCCCGGCTATCTCGAGACGCTGGAACAGCAGGCCGCGGGCCCCCTCGCCGAGGGCGGCGAACGCCTGCGGGCGCTGCTGCGCGGCGACTGCCATCTGCACTCCGACTGGTCGGACGGCGGCAGCCCGATCGAGAAGATGGGCCGGACCGCCGCGCGTCTCGGGCACGAGTGGGCGGTGCTCACGGACCACTCGCCACGGCTGACCGTGGCGCGGGGCCTGTCCCCCGAGCGGCTGCGCGAGCAGGTGGCGGTGGTGGCGGAGCTCAACCGCCGGTGGGCCCCCTTCCGGCTGCTCACCGGCATCGAGTGCGACATCCTCGACGACGGATCGCTCGACCAGGAGCCGGAGTTGCTGGAGTCGCTGGACGTCGTGGTGGTATCGGTGCACTCCAAGCTGCGCATGGACGCCAGGTCGATGACCCGCCGTATGGTCACCGCCGTACGCAATCCGCTCGCGGACGTGCTCGGTCACTGCACGGGCCGGCTGCTCACCGAGCGGCGGCGGCCCGAGTCGGAGTTCGACGCGGACGCGGTCTTCGCCGCCTGCGCGGAGGCCGGTACGGCCGTGGAGATCAATTGCCGCCCGGAACGGCTCGACCCACCGCGCCGGCTTCTGCGCCGGGCGCTCGACGCGGGCGTGCTCTTCTCGATCGACACCGACGCGCACGCCCCCGGCCAGCTCGACTGGCAGATCCACGGCTGCGCGCGGGCCGAGGAGTGCGGGGTGCCCGCCGAGCGCGTGATCACCACCTGGAGCGAGGACGAGCTGCTGGCCTGGACCCGGTCGCGGACGGCGCCGACCCGTGTCACCAGCGCCTGA
- a CDS encoding VanZ family protein, with protein MVRTASLLSTLRTTGTAKSGRRPSVPAQERKALPLPVRLLVMLLAFVAMVAFAVALARLTLEPSPASKTLIHTNLHPGSSLRAYLDQPALRDAVKQIGGNVVLGVPFGVLVPVLIPKARGILRVLLLTAVVMLLVELVQGTLITGRAFDIDDVILNTSGALVGYLLLGRRMGRAVHPKRRRKGLSNRRGAPKA; from the coding sequence ATGGTCCGTACGGCGTCACTCTTGAGCACCCTGCGCACCACCGGTACGGCGAAATCCGGTCGACGGCCATCGGTACCCGCGCAGGAGCGCAAGGCGCTCCCGCTGCCCGTGCGGCTGCTCGTGATGCTGCTGGCCTTCGTGGCCATGGTGGCGTTCGCGGTCGCGCTGGCCCGGCTGACGCTGGAGCCGTCACCGGCGTCGAAGACACTGATCCACACCAATCTGCACCCCGGGAGTTCTCTGCGGGCCTATCTCGACCAGCCGGCGCTGCGCGACGCCGTGAAGCAGATCGGCGGGAACGTCGTGCTCGGTGTGCCGTTCGGCGTGCTGGTGCCCGTGCTGATTCCGAAGGCCCGGGGGATCCTGCGCGTGCTGCTGCTCACCGCGGTGGTGATGCTGCTGGTCGAGTTGGTCCAGGGCACGCTGATCACCGGACGCGCCTTCGACATCGACGATGTCATCCTCAACACGTCCGGAGCGCTGGTGGGTTATCTGCTGCTGGGACGGCGGATGGGCCGGGCGGTGCATCCCAAGCGCCGTCGGAAGGGCCTGAGCAACCGGCGCGGGGCCCCGAAGGCATGA
- a CDS encoding serine hydrolase domain-containing protein: MPYFSGKCPTGYQSATRRRSRRSPHDGPASGLPEYTDGLLDGDAPHDRFRTWTPAELVRRAVKDGDRNRPLLFPPGTDHHYSNTDYIVLGMITEEVTGRSYRTEIDQRIIRPLGLRDTRLPGSSPFLTGPHSHGYEPVEKEGGTLVPVDYTTVNMSIAGAAGEIVSTTADLDHFFRTLLSGGLLRPAELREMTADTSGDGWGLGLEMATLPCGTIVGHGGGTPGYRTISFHTRDGTRQVTVDWTDWGPDADAGPAALALMTAALCP; the protein is encoded by the coding sequence TTGCCATACTTCTCCGGCAAATGCCCCACTGGGTACCAGTCTGCAACTCGAAGGCGATCGCGTCGATCACCTCACGATGGTCCCGCCAGCGGCCTGCCCGAATACACCGACGGACTGCTCGACGGCGACGCCCCCCACGACCGCTTCCGCACCTGGACACCCGCCGAGCTGGTCCGACGGGCCGTCAAGGACGGCGACCGCAACCGCCCTCTGCTGTTCCCGCCGGGCACCGATCACCACTACTCGAACACGGACTACATCGTGCTCGGGATGATCACCGAAGAGGTCACCGGCCGCTCGTACCGCACCGAAATCGACCAGCGCATCATCCGGCCCCTCGGACTCCGTGACACCCGCCTACCGGGCTCCTCTCCCTTCCTCACCGGGCCCCACTCCCACGGCTACGAACCAGTGGAGAAAGAGGGCGGGACACTTGTCCCGGTCGACTACACCACCGTCAACATGTCCATCGCCGGCGCTGCCGGCGAGATCGTCTCCACCACCGCCGACCTCGACCACTTCTTCCGCACCCTGCTCAGCGGCGGCCTCCTGCGCCCGGCCGAGCTGCGCGAGATGACCGCCGACACCAGCGGCGACGGCTGGGGCCTCGGCCTGGAGATGGCCACGCTTCCCTGCGGCACCATCGTGGGCCACGGCGGCGGCACTCCCGGCTACCGCACCATCTCCTTCCACACACGCGACGGCACCCGCCAAGTCACGGTGGACTGGACCGACTGGGGCCCCGACGCCGACGCCGGCCCTGCGGCCCTCGCCCTGATGACCGCTGCCCTCTGCCCCTGA
- a CDS encoding DUF4230 domain-containing protein has product MTTSIKRLPKRMPAWAKAITAVVLVLVVLFAGLRLAVLPGLRDLFGTQTHDRSGPALLKSIQDMSRYDAASGNFQVVVDLEKDAKYLPDAIRGTRTLYVGAGTVEAYVDLGSLAKKDVTVDADRTTATLRLPHAFLGKPALDPNRSYAVSKQRGLLDRLGDFFSDNPDSEQAVQKLAVKHIGDAAKDSELTKRAEENTTGMLDGLLRSLGFKEVSVSYGA; this is encoded by the coding sequence ATGACGACGTCCATCAAGCGCCTGCCCAAGCGCATGCCCGCGTGGGCCAAGGCGATCACTGCCGTCGTGCTGGTGCTCGTGGTGCTGTTCGCCGGGCTGCGCCTGGCCGTTCTGCCTGGGCTGCGCGACCTGTTCGGCACCCAGACGCACGACCGCTCCGGACCAGCCCTCCTCAAGTCGATCCAGGACATGAGCCGTTACGACGCCGCCTCGGGCAACTTCCAGGTGGTGGTGGACCTGGAGAAGGATGCCAAGTACCTGCCCGACGCGATCCGCGGCACCCGCACGCTGTACGTGGGGGCCGGCACGGTCGAGGCGTACGTCGACCTCGGTTCGCTCGCCAAGAAGGACGTGACGGTCGACGCCGACCGCACCACGGCCACCCTGCGGCTGCCGCACGCGTTCCTCGGCAAGCCCGCACTCGACCCCAACCGCTCCTACGCCGTCTCCAAACAGCGTGGGCTTCTCGACCGGCTCGGCGACTTCTTCTCCGACAACCCGGACAGCGAACAGGCCGTGCAGAAACTCGCGGTCAAGCACATCGGCGACGCGGCGAAGGACAGCGAGCTCACCAAACGGGCCGAGGAGAACACCACCGGCATGCTCGACGGCCTGCTGCGCTCCCTCGGTTTCAAGGAGGTGAGCGTGAGCTACGGCGCCTGA
- a CDS encoding maleylpyruvate isomerase family mycothiol-dependent enzyme: protein METTSQTGHPLPYDTYRQAIERETLQFAEVVKGADPATAVPSCPNWTLAELTRHVGALQRWFSTLLTRLVQEPPHSRDVELGLPERAQDYADWVAAGVPPVAAVLRATDPQAVMWAWGEDQHARFWARRMLFETLVHRVDAERAVGRKSDIDPALAADGVDEFLVNLPYAGLFAPAVANLRGNGETIAFQCADSAGETGEEWRVRLDPDGFRLLTRAGADAAPSKAQAAVRGQAADLLLLLYGRRSYQETAFDISGEVTALDCWFAHTAF from the coding sequence ATGGAGACGACGAGCCAGACGGGGCATCCTCTGCCCTACGACACCTACCGGCAGGCGATAGAGCGGGAGACCCTGCAGTTTGCCGAGGTGGTCAAAGGTGCGGACCCCGCGACCGCCGTGCCCTCCTGCCCCAACTGGACGCTGGCCGAGCTCACCCGGCACGTGGGAGCGCTGCAGCGCTGGTTCTCCACGCTGCTGACCCGGCTGGTGCAGGAGCCTCCACACAGTCGCGACGTGGAGCTGGGGCTACCGGAACGTGCGCAGGACTATGCCGACTGGGTGGCAGCGGGCGTACCCCCGGTGGCCGCCGTGCTGCGGGCCACCGATCCCCAGGCGGTGATGTGGGCGTGGGGTGAGGACCAACACGCGCGGTTCTGGGCCCGCCGGATGCTGTTCGAAACGCTGGTGCACCGGGTGGACGCGGAGCGTGCCGTCGGCCGGAAGTCGGACATCGACCCCGCGCTGGCGGCGGACGGGGTTGACGAGTTCCTCGTCAACCTGCCCTACGCGGGCCTCTTCGCCCCGGCCGTGGCGAACCTGCGCGGCAACGGCGAGACCATCGCCTTCCAGTGCGCGGACTCCGCCGGCGAAACCGGCGAGGAGTGGCGGGTGCGGCTGGATCCGGACGGTTTCCGACTGCTGACGCGGGCCGGAGCCGACGCCGCGCCATCCAAGGCGCAGGCGGCAGTACGGGGGCAGGCGGCCGACCTCCTCCTGCTGCTCTACGGGCGGCGGTCGTACCAGGAGACCGCCTTCGACATCTCAGGAGAGGTCACGGCACTCGACTGCTGGTTCGCCCACACAGCCTTCTGA